The proteins below are encoded in one region of Anguilla anguilla isolate fAngAng1 chromosome 3, fAngAng1.pri, whole genome shotgun sequence:
- the LOC118223996 gene encoding uncharacterized protein LOC118223996 — translation MAHVSYNISNILSAYVTHCDIKDKTYAWLQARLDDLVSDYKGRLAVQIPPVRSKRDLFGDVTGLFGSGNSIANTYKITKQSQYSAWLANQVATGFQHLTNSNENIIKAVRSEAQALLAISHSLFNQTRTIERALVCRTYAQDLFTAARQEILDLRLRKPPRHVLNDLIETLDLHRWIVSEKMKDIKHAELLTTFMMYTGTECVGCIGFFVSFPLIHPEQVYPNSTTIRSIGVVVKNQILKLDHLTGYITMRGTETIFTTRMCCHETSSYIICTCNTLQPFSPNDTKFISVQSLHGHADAIQVSHTQWCVISEMNSFSYGGLTCPANHTFCLEVTEDLAMGQINILGRVPLEVDVSPWWEDTFYEQGTRALTDLMSLVEQIIRDTNYHINQAQVEVNLAKRTAEILASSSTRSAQDAYTWWDWVFRGCVIASAVIFTITLVQCCYFRHLIHSLRTSTHAALVLSPLQLPARPGLRP, via the coding sequence ATGGCGCATGTTAGTTACAATATCTCGAACATCCTGTCAGCTTATGTAACCCATTGTGACATAAAGGACAAAACATATGCATGGCTGCAGGCACGGCTCGATGATTTAGTTTCTGATTATAAAGGCAGACTTGCCGTTCAAATTCCACCCGTACGCTCTAAGCGAGACTTGTTCGGAGATGTTACAGGTCTTTTCGGTTCAGGTAACTCTATTGCAAACACCTATAAAATAACCAAACAATCTCAATACTCAGCATGGTTGGCAAATCAAGTGGCCACTGGTTTCCAACACCTCACTAATAGCAATGAGAATATCATTAAGGCTGTAAGGTCCGAAGCGCAGGCGCTTCTTGCCATCAGCCATTCATTATTCAATCAGACCCGTACCATCGAGCGTGCCTTAGTCTGCAGAACATATGCTCAGGATCTGTTTACTGCTGCCAGACAAGAGATTTTAGACCTTCGTCTGCGCAAACCCCCGAGGCATGTTCTAAATGATTTGATAGAAACTTTAGACCTGCACAGGTGGATTGTgtcagaaaaaatgaaagacataaAGCATGCCGAATTATTGACAACTTTTATGATGTACACAGGGACTGAATGTGTGGGATGTATTgggttctttgtttcttttcctttaattcacCCAGAACAGGTGTACCCAAATTCCACTACCATACGCTCTATCGGCGTAGTAGTGAAGAATCAGATTCTAAAATTAGATCACCTTACCGGGTATATCACTATGAGGGGCACAGAGACCATATTCACCACTCGCATGTGTTGTCATGAAACCTCTAGCTATATCATCTGTACCTGTAACACCTTGCAACCTTTTTCTCCCAATGATACCAAATTCATTAGTGTGCAGTCTTTGCATGGCCACGCTGACGCTATCCAGGTTTCCCACACACAATGGTGCGTCATCAGCGAGATGAACTCTTTCTCGTATGGAGGTCTGACCTGTCCAGCAAACCACACTTTCTGCTTGGAAGTGACGGAAGATTTGGCCATGGGTCAGATCAACATTCTAGGCCGAGTTCCACTGGAGGTAGACGTCTCCCCGTGGTGGGAGGACACATTCTACGAACAAGGAACGCGGGCCCTGACTGACCTAATGAGTTTGGTAGAACAGATCATCCGTGACACCAATTACCACATCAACCAGGCTCAGGTGGAGGTGAATCTGGCCAAAAGAACAGCGGAGATCCTGGCCAGCTCCTCTACCCGGTCCGCCCAGGACGCGTACACCTGGTGGGATTGGGTGTTCCGAGGGTGCGTCATCGCTAGCGCAGTCATCTTTACCATCACCCTGgttcaatgctgttattttcgaCACCTAATACACTCTCTGCGCACCTCCACTCATGCTGCTTTGGTTCTCAGCCCCCTCCAGTTGCCAGCGAGACCGGGCTTGAGACCATAA
- the filip1l gene encoding filamin A-interacting protein 1-like isoform X2 — MSISEALGEKHSTAGVRVFKLRGFVGAWHRLKLLIDQEKAYQERKEEENNRKISKLKEELTKLKSFTLLLVDEQQRLTEQLAQQSEKVQELTTGTKQAQEELSGALSRVQEEEHKVFQLEAELQAQACYFHQEQEAMTAKLTNEDAQNRQLRQKLAALSRQLDELEETNKTLRRAEEELQDLRDKISNSECGNSSLMSEVEELRKRVLEMEGKDEELIKMEDQCRDLNKKLEKEAWQGQSLRAEVDKLNYRIMELEKLEDAFGKSKQECCALKCNLDKERNMTKHLSAELDALKLRIKEMEAMEGQLENTETSLKEELTKLKTLTVMLVDERKTMSEKIKYLEEKLQSSTSKLQVEQEKVTSVTEKLIEESKKTLKSKAELEEKMCSATKDRDELRAKLKAEEERSSDLQSKANMMKKRLQSLEAVEREFLRNKTKEEHIKLPALNRFHQEDNKVKELAQEVERLRRKLKDMKVVEDDLLKTEDEFESLEKQYSNEKKHAKALMEELEISKKELSKYQSAEKEESNQEHMLYKRLKEEEAKSSHLSQEVDALKEKIHEYMDTENSLCRMKTDHTTLQRKLTQQEVRNKELAREMENLNKELERYRRFSKSLRLGMNGRRFSDLHVSTKEVQTDPMDNQPLDYKNLVPLERAVMNGKLYEESDSEDDPSYNEEAPLTKYNPSFINNVNNLNNNVKRSRVPFPKGQHNVNGKVFPQEQNRNQGDVVLTQTPGHPLHIKVTPDHSQNMAMLEIISPTAENSHSYTSTAVIPTSGGGLPKQRITIVQNASISPPSKAKGSAPSDGVCTLDRSVSPLTMATYSRAMTPDSSGSITPDRALSPIQIMSVTTGAPDSGRFFSTEPREMVGGHAVVRVMPERQNSWHLQRSNSSSPSVITTEDNKIHIHLGSPYIQTTNSTLRSLSPCHAPGQEHRTSPLTNGTPSKGRNKITSSITIKPTTSPIPRPSQITIPLEAFRQSGPTRIPKPKCYGTTKGPNGVGSIGQCRGQPHTSLQSAKDPSVRCTASNLNVVNPPTKT, encoded by the exons ATGTCTATATCAGAGGCACTGGGGGAAAAGCACAGTACAGCAGGCGTGCGAGTCTTTAAGCTGCGGGGCTTTGTCGGCGCATGGCACAG atTGAAATTGCTGATTGATCAGGAAAAAGCCTAccaggagagaaaggaggaagagaacaATAGAAAAATTTCTAAACTGAAGGAGGAGTTGACCAAGCTGAAGTCTTTTACACTCCTGCTTGTGGACGAACAGCAGCGCCTGACAGAGCAGCTGGCCCAACAGAGTGAGAAGGTCCAGGAGCTGACCACTGGTACTAAGCAGGCCCAGGAGGAGCTCAGTGGTGCTCTTTCCAGGGTGCAAGAGGAAGAACACAAAGTCTTCCAGCTGGAGGCAGAGCTACAGGCCCAGGCCTGTTACTTCCACCAAGAGCAGGAGGCCATGACTGCCAAACTGACCAATGAGGATGCTCAAAACCGGCAGCTGAGGCAAAAGCTGGCTGCTCTCAGCCGGCAATTGGATGAGCTGGAGGAAACTAACAAAACCCTTCGTAGGGCAGAGGAAGAGCTCCAGGACCTCCGGGATAAAATCAGCAATAGCGAGTGTGGAAACTCTAGCCTGATGTCAGaggtggaggagctgaggaAGAGGGTGCTGGAGATGGAAGGGAAGGATGAGGAGCTGATCAAGATGGAGGACCAGTGCAGGGACCTCAACAAGAAGCTTGAGAAGGAGGCTTGGCAGGGCCAGAGCCTGAGAGCAGAGGTGGACAAGCTGAACTACAGGATAATGGAGCTGGAGAAACTGGAGGATGCATTTGGAAAGAGCAAACAGGAATGCTGTGCTCTTAAATGCAACCTGGATAAGGAGAGAAACATGACCAAACACCTCTCTGCTGAGCTGGATGCCCTGAAGCTGAGAATCAAAGAAATGGAAGCCATGGAGGGTCAGCTGGAAAACACAGAGACTAGCTTGAAGGAGGAGCTCACCAAGCTGAAGACTCTGACCGTCATGCTGGTGGATGAGAGGAAGACCATGTCTGAGAAGATCAAGTACCTAGAAGAAAAGCTCCAGAGCAGCACAAGCAAACTGCAGGTTGAACAGGAAAAGGTCACATCTGTCACTGAAAAGCTCATTGAGGAGAGCAAGAAAACCCTAAAGTCCAAGGCTGAGCTGGAGGAGAAAATGTGCAGTGCTACTAAAGACAGGGATGAGCTCAGGGCCAAGCTgaaagcagaggaggagagaagcagTGATCTACAGTCCAAAGCCAACATGATGAAGAAGAGGCTACAATCCCTGGAGGCTGTGGAGAGGGAATTCCTACGGAACAAAACCAAAGAGGAGCATATCAAGCTGCCTGCTCTGAACCGCTTTCACCAGGAGGACAACAAGGTGAAAGAGCTGGCACAGGAGGTGGAAAGGTTGAGGCGGAAGCTTAAGGACATGAAGGTAGTTGAGGATGACTTATTGAAGACTGAGGATGAGTTTGAGTCCCTGGAGAAGCAGTACTCTAATGAGAAAAAACATGCCAAAGCACTCATGGAGGAGCTGGAAATATCAAAGAAGGAGCTATCTAAATACCAGTCAGCAGAGAAGGAAGAGTCCAACCAGGAGCACATGCTTTACAAGCGTCTGAAAGAGGAGGAGGCTAAGTCCAGCCATCTGAGTCAGGAGGTAGATGCCCTGAAAGAAAAGATCCATGAGTATATGGACACAGAGAATTCCCTTTGTCGCATGAAAACAGACCATACCACACTGCAGAGGAAACTGacacaacaggaagtgaggaacAAGGAGCTAGCCCGAGAGATGGAAAACCTCAACAAGGAGTTAGAGAGGTACCGTCGGTTCAGCAAAAGCCTACGACTAGGCATGAATGGGAGACGCTTCTCTGACTTGCATGTCTCCACAAAAGAGGTTCAAACAGATCCAATGGACAACCAGCCCCTTGACTACAAAAACCTGGTTCCTCTCGAACGGGCAGTGATGAATGGTAAACTGTACGAGGAGAGTGATTCAGAGGATGACCCCAGTTACAACGAGGAGGCTCCCCTCACAAAATATAATCCTTCATTCATTAACAATGTGAACAATCTGAACAACAATGTCAAGAGATCCAGAGTCCCTTTTCCAAAAGGTCAGCACAATGTCAATGGTAAGGTATTTCCCCAGGAACAGAACAGGAACCAAGGAGACGTGGTCCTAACACAGACCCCAGGTCACCCTCTACACATCAAAGTGACCCCTGACCATAGTCAAAACATGGCTATGCTGGAGATCATCAGCCCTACAGCAGAGAATTCCCACTCTTACACCAGCACAGCTGTCATCCCAACCAGTGGCGGAGGCCTCCCCAAGCAGCGAATCACCATCGTCCAGAATGCCTCCATCTCCCCACCATCCAAAGCTAAGGGCTCTGCACCCTCAGATGGAGTCTGCACACTTGATAGATCTGTGTCACCCCTCACCATGGCGACCTACTCCCGGGCAATGACCCCGGACTCCTCTGGGTCTATAACTCCTGATCGGGCTTTATCACCCATCCAGATTATGTCGGTCACCACTGGAGCTCCAGATTCAGGGAGATTCTTTTCAACAGAGCCCCGGGAAATGGTAGGAGGTCATGCAGTGGTCCGAGTGATGCCAGAGAGGCAGAACAGCTGGCACCTGCAGAGATCCAACAGCTCTAGCCCCAGTGTAATCACTACTGAAGACAATAAAATCCACATCCACTTAGGGAGCCCCTACATTCAGACCACAAACAGCACGCTCCGATCCCTGAGCCCATGCCATGCCCCTGGGCAAGAGCACAGAACTTCGCCTTTAACTAATGGTACTCCTTCTAAAGGCAGAAACAAAATCACCAGTAGCATCACTATAAAGCCTACTACTTCCCCAATCCCAAGGCCTTCACAAATTACA